The Ranitomeya imitator isolate aRanImi1 chromosome 6, aRanImi1.pri, whole genome shotgun sequence genome window below encodes:
- the NRN1 gene encoding neuritin has product MGVHLNGRYILLVLAVHIASLVQAVRAAGKCDAVFKGFSSCMLTMGDKMETYSQSMDEQKNLDTICSYWNEFHVCAVTVLADCHEGAADMWEKLKKDSKKLNIEGSLFQMCGGSNGSADPRAAHPAVLPLLLLLLSALLNWIF; this is encoded by the exons ATGGGAGTTCATCTGAACGGAAGATATATTCTACTGGTGCTGGCTGTGCACATAG CGTCCTTGGTGCAGGCGGTGAGGGCAGCAGGCAAGTGCGATGCGGTCTTTAAGGGCTTCTCCAGCTGTATGCTCACCATGGGAGATAAAATGGAAACCTATTCGCAAAGCATGGACGAACAGAAAAACCTCGACACTATTTGCTC ATACTGGAACGAATTCCACGTGTGTGCTGTCACAGTGCTGGCAGATTGTCATGAGGGGGCAGCAGACATGTGGGAGAAACTGAAAAAGGATTCCAAAAAACTCAACATTGAAGGCAGCTTGTTCCAAATGTGCGGTGGATCTAATGGCTCCGCAGACCCCCGGGCCGCCCACCCTGCCGTCCTGCCTTTACTCCTGCTGCTCCTGTCTGCTCTACTTAACTGGATCTTCTAG